Within Caulobacter segnis, the genomic segment TCCGGACGCAGAGGCGTTCGTGACCGACGCCTTGCGGGACCTGCTGCGCATCGCCGGCGACGCGGACCTGACCGCGTCCCGGCGGGCGGCGGCCTTCGCCTCGGCCGTCAGCGGCCTGACGGGCGGCGGCGCGGGCGTCGCCTATGCCTATGACGGCCGCCTGCGGCGCGGATCCGCCGGCGACATGACGCTGCTGGGCTCGACCAGCCCCGGGCGCGACGAGGCGATCGTCATGGTCGCCGTCCGCGACGACCGGGCGTTCGCGCCGCTGCAGATGTCCTGGCGGGTCGCGAGATCCGCGGGCGGATGGCGGCTGATCGACGTAGAGTGTCGCGGAATCTGGCCGCGCGGTGGGCGCCGGTCGGCATTGGCGGGACGACGTCGCGAATGAAGCACATGCTGGGGATCCGCGCGCGCCTGGCGCCGCTGAGACGCCGACGGGGCGGGCCGTCGCTGATGCGGATGCTGGCGCCCCTGGTCCTGCTCGCCGTGGCCACCACCATCCTGTTCGCGGAGGTCAATGGCGATAAGCCGGACGAACCCTCTCTGCCCCTGATCCAGCACCTGACTCCGGCGCACCTTTGGGAAGAGCTCAAAGGCAACACGATGGAGATCCTGCTGCTGATCACCCTGATGATGATCGGCGTCTACCTGACCCTGCATATCGGCCTTCGGCCGCTCCGCCGCATGTCGCAGCTGGCCGGACACATCACCCCCGCCACCATCGAGGCCCGCCTGTCCGTCGACAGCGCCCCGCGCGAGATCGCGCCCCTGGTCGAAGCCTTCAACGCCGCCCTCGATCGATTGGAAAGCGGCCTGCGCGCGCAGCGGGACTTCTCGGCCAACGCCGCCCACGAACTGCGCACGCCCCTGGCGACGCTGCGCGCCCAGGTCGAAAGCCTGCTGGAGCCGGGCGAGCGCCGGGCGGCCAGCGAGGAGTTCGAGCGTCTTGGACGGCTGATCGCCCAACTGCTGTCCCTGGCCGAGGCCGAGGGCGGTGCCTCGGGCGTCAGCGCGCGCTTCGACCTCGTCGCCCTGTCACGCGACGTGACCGGCGAGATGGCCAGCTTCATCCTCTCCAGCGGCCATGGCGTCGGCTTCGACAGCGTGGTCGAGACCTTCATGATCGACGGCCAGGCCGGCCTGGTGGAGACGGCGCTGCGCAATCTGCTCGAGAACGCCGTCCGCCATACGCCGCCCGGCGCGGAGATCCTGGTGACGGTGGACGCCGCCGGCGTCCTGCGCGTCAGGGACGACGGTCCGGGCGTTCCGGCCGGGGTGCGGGACCGCGTGTTCGAGCGGTTCAGCCGCGGCGATCCGCGCGGCTCCGGCGCGGGCCTTGGCCTGTCGATCGTGCGTCAGATCATGGAGCAGCATGGCGGCGCCGCGCGGCTCGCGCCCGCCGACCGCGGCGCCTGTTTCGAGTTGGATTTCCAGCCGGTGGCGAAAGAGACGATCAGTCGGCCGCGCCGCCGCCTGACCTGACGGCCATGTAGCCGAGGCCGCGAAGGGCGCGGATCGTCACGTCCGCCCCCAGCTCGGCCATCTTGCGGCGCACGCGATGGACGTGAACCTGGATGGAGTTGTCGGTGTAGTCCTGGTCCAGGCTGTGCAGGCTGTCGCCCAGCTGGGCCTTGGTGACGACCCGGTTGGGATTGCGCAGGAACCTTTCCAGCACGATGCTTTCGCCGCGCGACAAGGGCAGGCGCGCCTCGCGCACGCTGATCTCGCGCGCGTTCTGGTCATATTCCAGATCGCCGTAGCGCAGGACGTCGGCCGTCAGGGCCGGCCGACGTCCCAGCGCCCGCAGGCGCGCCACCAGTTCCTCTATCGCGAACGGCTTGACCAGATAGTCGTCGGCGCCCCGCTCCAGCCCCTGCACGCGCTGGTCGACGCTGCCCAGGGCGGTCAGCATCAGCACCGGCGTGCGCAGGCCCGCCGCCCGCGCCCTGGGCAGCAGGTCCAGCCCGCTCTCGTCGCCCAGCATGATGTCGAGGATCACCACGTCATAGGTCACGCTGCGCCAGGCGTGCCATCCGTCCCCGACGGTGTCGAACAGATCGACCGTGAATCCGGCCTTGGCCAGCGACTTCACGGTCGCCTCGCCGAGCCGAACATTGTCCTCGATGAGCAGGGCGCGCATGGCCGTCAGAAGTTGTAGAGCAAGGCGAAGGCGACCTGACCCTGGTTCGCGGAGCCCCCGCGCGCGACTATGGGACTGTCGGCCGCGCTGTCAACGAGCCGGCGATAGCCGCCAAGGGCCAGGGCGCTCCAGCGGTCGCTGATCCGATAGCTCAGGCTGGCCCCGACCTCGACGTTCTCGATCCCGGCGCTGGCGACATAGGGCGAAAACCCGCTCGCCGCGGCCCCGGCGCCGGAGACGCCGTAGTAGGTCCTCATGTACTTCCGGTCGGCCCAGGTCGCCGACAGGTTGGCGCTCACGTTCCAGCGGTCGTTGAGCTGGCGGTCATAGCCGACGCCGGCCGTAGCCAGCACGCCCTTGTGGACCTTGCCGGTGTCGGTCAGCGCCTCCACGCCGATCGTCAGGTCGCCCGCCCCGACCTTCAGCCGCTTGCGGGCGAAAGCCCCGACGTTGACGGCGGCGTCGATCTCGCCCAGGCGGCGGACCGCCAGGTTCTTGATGTCCTTCTTCCGGCCGCGCTCATACGAGATGACCGGGCCGAACTCCAGGACCTGGCCGGACAGCACATTGGCCCGCAGCGAAGGCCCCTCCAGGGCCACGTAGCGGTCGCCCAGCCCATAGCGCAGGCCGACGAAGGGCAAGGGCTTGAACTCATAGTCCTTCGAGCCCTTGAACTCCGGCCGGTAGACGCCCGCCACGCCCAGCGACAGACTCAGGCCATCGCGCTGGTCGTCTTCGGCCCGGGCGACGCCGCCTCCGGCCAGGACGGGCGCGACAAGGCAGAGAATAAACAGATGGGGCTTCATTTCGGTGGGATCCGGCAACACCGCCTTGGCGCGGTGGCTGGCCTATGCGAGCCCAAGCTTGCGCGGACCTTTCGGCGGCCAACCTCGCCGCGCGCCGCGTCTCCGGCGCGTGGATTTTTCAGGCGACCAGGCCCTGTGGATAACTTTTCACTCGCGCGGCGCCCCCTCCCCCTCGGCGCTTAAGCCCGCTAAACCAGCGCCATGGTTTCGCCCGTCGCTTCCGCACCCGCCTCCAACGCGCCCGTCCCCGCCCCCACCCGCTCGCGCGTCGGCAAGCGGCTGTCGATCGTCGCCCCCTGCTTCAACGAGCAGGAGGTGCTGGACCTGTTCTTCGATCGGATCGAGGCGGAGCTGGCGGCGCTGGGCGTCGAGTACGAGATCGTCTGCGTCAACGACGGCAGCCGCGACCACACCCTGGCGGTGCTGCTGGCGCATCACCAGCGCGACCCGCGCGTCAAGGTCATCAACCTGGCCCGCAATTTCGGCAAGGAGACGGCCCTGTCGGCCGGGCTGGACGTGGCGACGGGCGACATGGTGGTGCCGATCGACGTGGACCTGCAGGATCCGCCCGAACTGATCGGCCAGTTCATCGACGCCTGGGAGGCCGGGGCCGACGTCGCCTATGGCGTGCGGGTCGACCGCAGCGCCGACTCGCTGCTCAAGCGCCTGACCGCCCAGGGCTTCTACAAGGCGTTCAACGGGCTGTCAGACGTCGACCTGCCCTACAACGCCGGCGACTTCCGGCTGATGGACCGGCGGGTGGTCGAGGTGCTGCGCCAGCTGCCCGAGCGCAACCGGTTCATGAAGGGCCTGTTCGCCTGGGTCGGCTTCCGGCAGCAGGCCATTCCCTACGCGCGGCCCGAGCGGGCGGCGGGGACCAGCTCGTGGCGCTATTGGAAGCTGTGGAACTTCGCCCTGGACGGCATCACCTCGTTCAGCACCGCGCCGATCCGGGTGTGGAGCTATGTCGGCCTGGCCGCGGGCCTGACCGCCGTGGCCTTCGCCGGAGCGATCGTGCTGCGCACCCTGTTCTTCGGCCGCGACGTGCCCGGCTATCCGTCGCTGATGGTGGTGATCCTGATGAGCTTCGGCCTGCAGATGCTGGCCATTGGCGCGCTCGGCGAATACGTCGCCCGCATCTATCAGGAGGTGAAGGGCCGGCCCCTGTACGTGGTCATGGACCGCTACGGGTTCGACTCTTGAGCCTGGCCGCCCTGCTGACCCCCGCGCGGCGGGCGTTCCTGGTCTCGGCGCTGCGCTACGGCGTGGCCGGGGTGTTCAACACCCTGGTCGGCTTCTCGATCATCGTGGCGCTGGACGTCGGCCTGCATCTGGATCCGCACCTGGCCAACGCCATCGGCTACGCGGTGGGGATCTGCTTCAGCTTCGTGCTGAGCAAGGTCTTCGTGTTCAAGGCGCGGCGCACGACCCGCTCGGCCCCGCTGCGCTACATCGTGGCCGTGGCCGCCGCCTTCGCCCTGAACCAGGGCGTGCTGACCCTGGCCCGGCTGGTCCTGCCCGAAGGGCCCCAGGCGGGCCCGCTATGGAGCGTGGCGGCGCAGGGGGCCGCGGCGGTCAGCTACACCGCCGCCCTGTTCCTGCTGAGCCACTTCTGGGTCTTCGCGCATGTGGAGACGGAGGCCTAGGACCTCCGCCCCCTACTGCACGATCCGGATCTCCTGCACCCCGATGCCCAGGACGCGGGTGTCGGGACGGGCGGAGCGGGCGTCGGGCAGGTCGAACATGAACCGCACCGGCTTGCCCGGGGTCACCGTCCCGTTCGGCACC encodes:
- a CDS encoding ABC transporter substrate-binding protein, which gives rise to MAYRFTSWRALMECALPAPEDVVFGDPDAEAFVTDALRDLLRIAGDADLTASRRAAAFASAVSGLTGGGAGVAYAYDGRLRRGSAGDMTLLGSTSPGRDEAIVMVAVRDDRAFAPLQMSWRVARSAGGWRLIDVECRGIWPRGGRRSALAGRRRE
- a CDS encoding HAMP domain-containing sensor histidine kinase, with the protein product MKHMLGIRARLAPLRRRRGGPSLMRMLAPLVLLAVATTILFAEVNGDKPDEPSLPLIQHLTPAHLWEELKGNTMEILLLITLMMIGVYLTLHIGLRPLRRMSQLAGHITPATIEARLSVDSAPREIAPLVEAFNAALDRLESGLRAQRDFSANAAHELRTPLATLRAQVESLLEPGERRAASEEFERLGRLIAQLLSLAEAEGGASGVSARFDLVALSRDVTGEMASFILSSGHGVGFDSVVETFMIDGQAGLVETALRNLLENAVRHTPPGAEILVTVDAAGVLRVRDDGPGVPAGVRDRVFERFSRGDPRGSGAGLGLSIVRQIMEQHGGAARLAPADRGACFELDFQPVAKETISRPRRRLT
- a CDS encoding response regulator transcription factor; this translates as MRALLIEDNVRLGEATVKSLAKAGFTVDLFDTVGDGWHAWRSVTYDVVILDIMLGDESGLDLLPRARAAGLRTPVLMLTALGSVDQRVQGLERGADDYLVKPFAIEELVARLRALGRRPALTADVLRYGDLEYDQNAREISVREARLPLSRGESIVLERFLRNPNRVVTKAQLGDSLHSLDQDYTDNSIQVHVHRVRRKMAELGADVTIRALRGLGYMAVRSGGGAAD
- a CDS encoding MipA/OmpV family protein — its product is MKPHLFILCLVAPVLAGGGVARAEDDQRDGLSLSLGVAGVYRPEFKGSKDYEFKPLPFVGLRYGLGDRYVALEGPSLRANVLSGQVLEFGPVISYERGRKKDIKNLAVRRLGEIDAAVNVGAFARKRLKVGAGDLTIGVEALTDTGKVHKGVLATAGVGYDRQLNDRWNVSANLSATWADRKYMRTYYGVSGAGAAASGFSPYVASAGIENVEVGASLSYRISDRWSALALGGYRRLVDSAADSPIVARGGSANQGQVAFALLYNF
- a CDS encoding glycosyltransferase family 2 protein encodes the protein MVSPVASAPASNAPVPAPTRSRVGKRLSIVAPCFNEQEVLDLFFDRIEAELAALGVEYEIVCVNDGSRDHTLAVLLAHHQRDPRVKVINLARNFGKETALSAGLDVATGDMVVPIDVDLQDPPELIGQFIDAWEAGADVAYGVRVDRSADSLLKRLTAQGFYKAFNGLSDVDLPYNAGDFRLMDRRVVEVLRQLPERNRFMKGLFAWVGFRQQAIPYARPERAAGTSSWRYWKLWNFALDGITSFSTAPIRVWSYVGLAAGLTAVAFAGAIVLRTLFFGRDVPGYPSLMVVILMSFGLQMLAIGALGEYVARIYQEVKGRPLYVVMDRYGFDS
- a CDS encoding GtrA family protein — its product is MSLAALLTPARRAFLVSALRYGVAGVFNTLVGFSIIVALDVGLHLDPHLANAIGYAVGICFSFVLSKVFVFKARRTTRSAPLRYIVAVAAAFALNQGVLTLARLVLPEGPQAGPLWSVAAQGAAAVSYTAALFLLSHFWVFAHVETEA